The proteins below come from a single Dermacentor albipictus isolate Rhodes 1998 colony chromosome 7, USDA_Dalb.pri_finalv2, whole genome shotgun sequence genomic window:
- the LOC139047952 gene encoding putative nuclease HARBI1, which translates to MRILAIDPLRPGSDHDAHVWRTTWLRRRFLEGHIAKAGEHLLGDSGYPLEPWLLTPVTGHPPVHTAEGRYNTAHAAMRSVVERCIGLLKSRFRCLQRYRALHYQPERAANIVAACAVLHNLCLDEGDVLLDDVSDDSSNSSSDDESGNPSPQRVPQVRAARMMYMRGCAARDNVISSFGTTRQQHQRYLQRVRRRLRRQQHRQQQ; encoded by the exons ATGCGGATCCTCGCCATCGACCCTCTGCGACCGGGGTCAGACCACGACGCCCACGTCTGGAGAACTACGTGGTTGCGTCGTCGGTTCCTGGAGGGGCATATTGCCAAGGCCGGCGAACACCTCCTCG GTGACAGCGGCTACCCCCTGGAACCATGGCTCCTGACCCCAGTCACAGGCCACCCTCCCGTACACACTGCAGAAGGCAGgtacaacactgcacatgctgccatGCGGTCCGTAGTGGAGCGGTGCATTGGGCTTCTGAAGAGCCGCTTTCGCTGCCTTCAGCGGTACCGCGCCCTCCACTACCAACCAGAGCGCGCTGCCAACATCgttgcagcatgtgcagtgttgcacAACTTGTGTCTTGATGAAGGTGACGTGTTGTTGGATGATGTTAGTgatgacagcagcaacagcagcagtgacgATGAAAGTGGCAACCCCTCCCCACAGAGAGTTCCCCAAGTGAGGGCAGCACGCATGATGTACATGAGAGGCTGTGCTGCCCGGGATAATGTTATTAGCTCATTTGGCACGACACGGCAGCAGCACCAGCGATACCTGCAAAGGGTGCGAAGGCGGCTGCGTCGACAGCAGCACCGACAGCAGCAATAA